In Streptomyces seoulensis, the following are encoded in one genomic region:
- a CDS encoding threonine aldolase family protein produces the protein MSDTTEDEQRPSIRERRRTAMRTAPRVLARAGWRGTLRERLTELTAAAPEVYDLDEPADVYGDGVVAALERRVAELLGTEAAVFFPTGTMAQQVALRCWAARTGDPAVALHALSHPEVHERHAFSQVSGLRPVTVSQEPRPVTAADVHGLDEPVGALMLELPLRDAGFLLPSWEELTETVEAAREREAVVHFDGARLWEATEHFGRPLAEIAALADSVYVSFYKSLGGLGGAALAGPASLVEEARTWRHRYGGMVFQQFPTALSALAGLERELPRLPEYVRHARVVAAALREGFAEAGLPWARVHPEVPHTHDFQVWLPYEPEVLAEAAVRQAEETGTLLFAGAWDSRGPGLSFTETGVRAAGLEWTAQDVREAAVDFAGRLARDDRPPGPVD, from the coding sequence ATGAGCGACACGACCGAGGACGAACAGCGACCTTCGATACGGGAGCGGCGCCGGACCGCGATGCGCACCGCCCCGCGCGTGCTGGCGCGCGCCGGCTGGCGCGGCACCCTCCGCGAACGCCTCACCGAGCTGACCGCGGCGGCCCCCGAGGTGTACGACCTGGACGAGCCCGCCGACGTCTACGGCGACGGCGTGGTGGCCGCCCTGGAGCGCCGGGTCGCGGAACTGCTCGGCACCGAGGCCGCCGTCTTCTTCCCGACCGGCACCATGGCCCAGCAGGTCGCCCTGCGCTGCTGGGCCGCCCGCACCGGCGACCCGGCCGTCGCCCTGCACGCCCTGTCCCACCCCGAGGTGCACGAACGCCATGCGTTCAGCCAGGTCAGCGGCTTGCGCCCGGTGACCGTGAGCCAGGAGCCGCGCCCGGTGACAGCGGCCGACGTGCACGGCCTGGACGAGCCCGTCGGCGCGCTCATGCTGGAACTCCCGCTGCGCGACGCCGGGTTCCTGCTGCCCTCCTGGGAGGAGCTGACCGAGACGGTCGAGGCCGCCCGGGAGCGCGAGGCGGTGGTGCACTTCGACGGCGCCCGCCTGTGGGAGGCCACCGAGCACTTCGGCCGCCCCCTGGCGGAGATCGCGGCCCTGGCAGACAGCGTCTACGTGTCGTTCTACAAGTCCCTCGGCGGCCTGGGCGGCGCCGCGCTCGCCGGTCCCGCGAGCCTCGTGGAGGAGGCGCGCACCTGGCGGCACCGGTACGGGGGCATGGTCTTCCAGCAGTTCCCGACCGCGCTCTCCGCCCTCGCCGGCCTGGAACGGGAGCTGCCGAGGCTTCCCGAATACGTCCGGCACGCGCGCGTGGTCGCCGCCGCGCTGCGCGAGGGGTTCGCCGAGGCCGGGCTGCCCTGGGCGCGGGTCCACCCCGAGGTGCCGCACACCCACGACTTCCAGGTCTGGCTCCCGTACGAGCCCGAGGTACTCGCGGAGGCGGCGGTGCGGCAGGCCGAGGAGACCGGCACCCTGCTGTTCGCCGGCGCCTGGGACTCCCGGGGCCCCGGCCTCTCCTTCACGGAGACCGGGGTACGCGCGGCGGGCCTGGAGTGGACGGCACAGGACGTACGGGAGGCGGCCGTGGACTTCGCCGGACGGCTGGCCCGGGACGACCGGCCCCCGGGTCCCGTCGATTGA